Proteins encoded in a region of the Papio anubis isolate 15944 chromosome 14, Panubis1.0, whole genome shotgun sequence genome:
- the IL18R1 gene encoding interleukin-18 receptor 1 isoform X6 has product MNCRELPLTLWVLIFVSTAESCTSRPHITVVEGEPFYLKYCSCSPAHEIETITKSWYKSSGSQERVELNPRSSSRIALHGCVLEFWPVELNDTGSYSFQMENYTQKWKLNVIRRNKHSCFTERQVTSKTVEVKKSLQITCENSYYQTLVNSTSLYKNCKKLLENNNNPTIKKNAELEDQGYYSCVHFLHHNGKLFNITKTFNITVVEDHSNIVPVLLGPKLNHVAVELGKDVRLNCSALLNEEDVVYWMFGEENGSDPNIHEEKEIRIMTSEGKWHASKVLRIENIGENNLNVLYNCTVASTGGTDTKSFILVRKADMADIPGHVFTRGMIIAVLILVAVVCLVTVCVIYRVDLVLFYRHLMRRDETLTGNTYNAGLSYLMSSLRNQINRR; this is encoded by the exons ATGAATTGTAGAGAATTACCCTTGACTCTTTGGGTGCTTATATTTGTAAGCACTGCAG AATCTTGTACTTCACGTCCCCACATTACTGTGGTTGAAGGGGAACCTTTCTATCTGAAATATTGTTCGTGTTCACCTGCACATGAGATTGAAACAATCACCAAAAGCTGGTACAAAAGCAGTGGATCACAGGAACGTGTGGAGCTGAATCCAAGGAGTTCATCGAGAATTGCTTTGCATGGTTGTGTTTTGGAGTTTTGGCCAGTTGAGTTGAATGACACAGGATCTTACTCTTTCCAAATGGA AAATTATactcagaaatggaaattaaatgtcATCAGAAGAAATAAACACAGCTGTTTCACTGAAAGACAAGTAACTAGTAAAACTGTGGAAGTTAAAAAATCTTTGCAGATAACCTGTGAAAACAGTTACTATCAAACACTGGTCAACAGCACATCATTGTATAAG AACTGTAAAAAGCTACTGGAGAACAATAACAACCCAACGATAAAGAAGAACGCTGAGTTGGAAGACCAGGGGTATTACTCCTGTGTGCATTTCCTTCATCATAATGGAAAACTATTTAACATCACCAAAACCTTCAATATAACAGTTGTGGAAG ATCACAGTAATATAGTGCCTGTTCTTCTTGGACCAAAGCTTAACCATGTTGCAGTGGAATTAG GAAAAGATGTAAGGCTCAACTGCTCTGCTTTGCTGAATGAAGAGGATGTAGTTTATTGGATGTTCGGGGAAGAAAATGGATCGGATCCTAATATacatgaagagaaagaaataagaattat GACTTCAGAGGGCAAATGGCATGCTTCAAAAGTATTGAGAATTGAAAATATTGGTGAAAACAATCTAAACGTTTTATACAATTGCACTGTGGCCAGCACGGGAGGCACAGACACCAAAAGCTTCATCTTGGTGAGAAAAG cAGACATGGCTGATATCCCAGGCCACGTCTTCACAAGAGGAATGATCATAGCTGTTTTGATCTTGGTGGCAGTAGTGTGCCTAGTGACTGTGTGCGTCATTTATAGAGTCGACCTGGTTCTATTTTATAGACATTTAATGAGAAGAGATGAAACATTAACAGGTAACACATATAATGCTGGGCTTTCTTACCTTATGTCTTCattaagaaatcaaataaatagaCGTTAA
- the IL18R1 gene encoding interleukin-18 receptor 1 isoform X7, translating to MNCRELPLTLWVLIFVSTAESCTSRPHITVVEGEPFYLKYCSCSPAHEIETITKSWYKSSGSQERVELNPRSSSRIALHGCVLEFWPVELNDTGSYSFQMENYTQKWKLNVIRRNKHSCFTERQVTSKTVEVKKSLQITCENSYYQTLVNSTSLYKNCKKLLENNNNPTIKKNAELEDQGYYSCVHFLHHNGKLFNITKTFNITVVEDHSNIVPVLLGPKLNHVAVELGKDVRLNCSALLNEEDVVYWMFGEENGSDPNIHEEKEIRIMTSEGKWHASKVLRIENIGENNLNVLYNCTVASTGGTDTKSFILVRKDMADIPGHVFTRGMIIAVLILVAVVCLVTVCVIYRVDLVLFYRHLMRRDETLTGNTYNAGLSYLMSSLRNQINRR from the exons ATGAATTGTAGAGAATTACCCTTGACTCTTTGGGTGCTTATATTTGTAAGCACTGCAG AATCTTGTACTTCACGTCCCCACATTACTGTGGTTGAAGGGGAACCTTTCTATCTGAAATATTGTTCGTGTTCACCTGCACATGAGATTGAAACAATCACCAAAAGCTGGTACAAAAGCAGTGGATCACAGGAACGTGTGGAGCTGAATCCAAGGAGTTCATCGAGAATTGCTTTGCATGGTTGTGTTTTGGAGTTTTGGCCAGTTGAGTTGAATGACACAGGATCTTACTCTTTCCAAATGGA AAATTATactcagaaatggaaattaaatgtcATCAGAAGAAATAAACACAGCTGTTTCACTGAAAGACAAGTAACTAGTAAAACTGTGGAAGTTAAAAAATCTTTGCAGATAACCTGTGAAAACAGTTACTATCAAACACTGGTCAACAGCACATCATTGTATAAG AACTGTAAAAAGCTACTGGAGAACAATAACAACCCAACGATAAAGAAGAACGCTGAGTTGGAAGACCAGGGGTATTACTCCTGTGTGCATTTCCTTCATCATAATGGAAAACTATTTAACATCACCAAAACCTTCAATATAACAGTTGTGGAAG ATCACAGTAATATAGTGCCTGTTCTTCTTGGACCAAAGCTTAACCATGTTGCAGTGGAATTAG GAAAAGATGTAAGGCTCAACTGCTCTGCTTTGCTGAATGAAGAGGATGTAGTTTATTGGATGTTCGGGGAAGAAAATGGATCGGATCCTAATATacatgaagagaaagaaataagaattat GACTTCAGAGGGCAAATGGCATGCTTCAAAAGTATTGAGAATTGAAAATATTGGTGAAAACAATCTAAACGTTTTATACAATTGCACTGTGGCCAGCACGGGAGGCACAGACACCAAAAGCTTCATCTTGGTGAGAAAAG ACATGGCTGATATCCCAGGCCACGTCTTCACAAGAGGAATGATCATAGCTGTTTTGATCTTGGTGGCAGTAGTGTGCCTAGTGACTGTGTGCGTCATTTATAGAGTCGACCTGGTTCTATTTTATAGACATTTAATGAGAAGAGATGAAACATTAACAGGTAACACATATAATGCTGGGCTTTCTTACCTTATGTCTTCattaagaaatcaaataaatagaCGTTAA